In Carassius auratus strain Wakin unplaced genomic scaffold, ASM336829v1 scaf_tig00045811, whole genome shotgun sequence, one genomic interval encodes:
- the LOC113088209 gene encoding cadherin-87A-like, giving the protein MALLSISLVLACLHVQSVWSNIGFSKINCTAGSNAFVGSVQEEYQGDVEILTNIRPDDRPELDTYIYPNGVTFLELIYTVGDSAAVVRTRKPLDAEELKQSGGNLYYSVTCSNTEKRNTQTLEVLDVNDNPPIFQSKSYSVTVSENTEVGSDVLKVTAEDKDASSENSRIMYSILPPVPDEFEVRADGNIRKKQQLDYNRVHQYIFTVEARNVGGYSDTATVTITVEDFDNLNPCFDHSLYKASIEENQTGPLSDVTPEAMKAQDGDTGINEPVVYSITAVLPNEYQSIFEIDGDSGVISVTSALDREKSDHITVYIQAAQQDDASKTASAMVSVTIEDVNDNPPKFDQDEYTVSILENSPKDQLVLQIRVTDPDLGGFSKGHFVLDSDTFVINSQGVISLMSDATLDTETRDSYNIEVIAVDQPDDGLISTARVIITVLDVNDNHPQFLPLPEHIEIQEGVYTSSSPGEVCMISATDSDSGENGRVAITVYSHIEVFSFRADGTLLAMDELDRETQSERV; this is encoded by the exons ATGGCCTTATTGTCTATTTCACTCGTTTTAGCTTGTCTGCATGTCCAGAGTGTGTGGAGTAATATTG GTTTCTCAAAGATAAACTGTACAGCTGGATCTAATGCCTTTGTAGGAAGCGTCCAGGAGGAATACCAAG GAGATGTAGAGATTCTCACTAATATCAGGCCTGATGATCGTCCGGAGCTGGACACATATATTTATCCCAACGGCGTGACGTTTCTGGAGCTGATTTACACGGTCGGAGACTCAGCCGCGGTTGTACGGACCAGAAAACCACTGGACGCTGAAGAACTGAAGCAG TCAGGAGGGAATCTGTATTATTCAGTCACCTGCTCAAACACAGAG AAGAGAAATACCCAGACATTAGAGGTTCTGGATGTCAATGACAACCCTCCGATCTTCCAGAGTAAATCATACAGCGTCACAGTGTCCGAG AACACCGAGGTGGGATCAGATGTGCTCAAGGTGACGGCTGAAGATAAAGATGCCTCTTCAGAAAACAGCAGAATTATGTATTCTATACTT CCTCCAGTGCCAGATGAGTTTGAAGTGAGAGCTGATGGGAACATCAGGAAGAAACAACAGCTGGACTACAACCGTGTTCATCAGTACATCTTCACTGTGGAAGCTAGA AATGTAGGAGGATACAGTGACACTGCAACGGTTACGATAACTGTTGAAGATTTCGACAACCTAAACCCTTGTTTTGATCACAGTCTCTATAAAGCATCCATTGAGGAGAATCAG ACAGGACCTTTGTCAGACGTCACTCCTGAGGCCATGAAAGCTCAAGATGGGGACACGGGCATCAACGAGCCTGTAGTTTACAGCATAACAGCAG TTCTTCCGAATGAATATCAGAGCATTTTTGAGATTGATGGAGACAGTGGGGTCATCTCTGTGACATCAGCACTAGACCGAGAGAAATCTGACCATATTACTGTTTACATACAG GCAGCTCAGCAGGATGATGCTAGTAAGACGGCTAGCGCCATGGTATCAGTTACCATTGAGGATGTGAATGACAACCCGCCGAAATTTGACCAGGACGAGTACACCGTGTCTATTCTGGAGAATTCACCAAAAGACCAGCTTGTGCttcagatcagagtcactgatcCAGACCTG GGTGGGTTCTCTAAAGGTCACTTTGTCTTGGACAGTGATACCTTCGTTATCAACAGTCAAGGAGTAATATCACTTATGAGCGATGCCACCTTGGACACAGAAACTAGAGACAGTTACAACATTGAG GTAATAGCTGTAGACCAGCCTGATGATGGCTTAATCTCCACAGCTAGGGTCATCATCACTGTTCTGGACGTCAACGACAACCACCCACAATTCCTTCCTCTCCCAGAACACATTGAGATTCAGGAAGGTGTGTACACGTCCTCATCCCCTGGAGAAGTGTGCATGATATCAGCCACAGACTCTGACTCTGGAGAAAACGGACGTGTGGCCATCACGGTTTACTCACACATCGAAGTATTCAGCTTCAGAGCG GATGGGACTCTGCTAGCTATGGATGAGCTGGATCGGGAGACACAGAGCGAGCGTGTATGA